ggcccgagaatatcaagagaaagcactcgctatcaaaatagaaattggtgacaggtatggagaagcaacaagctacggaaacctaggagctttgttccaatcactcggtcaatatgtcaaggcccgagaatatcaagagaaagcactcgctatcaaaatagaaattggtgacagggatggagaagcaattagctacggaaacctaggagctttgttccaatcactcggtcaatatgacaaggcccgagaatatcaagagaaagcactcgctatcaaaatagaaattggtgacagggatggagaagcaacaatctccggaaacctaggaactttgttccaatcactcggtcaatatgacaaggcccgagaatatacagagaaagcactcgctatcaaaatagaaattggtgacagagatggagaagcaacaagctacggaaacctaggaactttgttccaatcactcggtcaatatgacaaggcccgagaatatcaagagaaagcactcgctatcaaaatagaaattggtgacagggatggagaagcaacaagctacggaaacctaggagctttgttccaatcactcggtcaatatgtcaaggcccgagaatatcaagagaaagcactcgctatcaaaatagaaattagTGACAGGTatggagaagcaacaatctccggaaacctaggaactttgttccgatcactcggtcaatatgacaaggcccgagaatatcaagagaaagcactcgctatcaaaatagaaattggtgacagggatggagaagcaacaagctacggaaacctaggagctttgttccaatcactcggtcaatatgacaaggcccgagaatatcaagagaaagcactcgctatcaaaatagaaattggtgacagggatggagaagcaacaagctacggaaacctaggaactttgttccaatcactcggtcaatatgacaaggcccgagaatatcaggagaaagcactcgctatcaaaatagaaattggtgacagggatggagaagcaacaagctacggaaacctaggagctttgttccaatcactcggtcaatatgacaaggcccgagaatatcaagagaaagcactcgctatcaaaatagaaattggtgacagggatggagaagcaacaagctacggaaacctaggagctttgttccaatcactcggtcaatatgtcaaggcccgagaatatcaagagaaagcactcgctatcaaaatagaaattggtgacagggatggagaagcaattagctacggaaacctaggagctttgttccaatcactcggtcaatatgacaaggcccgagaatatcaagagaaagcactcgctatcaaaatagaaattggtgacagggatggagaagcaacaatctccggaaacctaggaactttgttccgatcactcggtcaatatgacaaggcccgagaatatcaagagaaagcactcgctatcaaaatagaaattggtgacagagatggagaagcaacaagctacggaaacctaggaactttgttccaatcactcggtcaatatgacaaggcccgagaatatcaagagaaagcacttgctatcaaAAAAGATATTggtgacaggcatggagaagcaacaagctataGAAACCTTACATCTACGTTTCTCTCACTCGGCTTGAATGCAAAGGCTGACGACTATCTAAAGAAGGCAATGGAAGTTAGAAAGGGTATCGATGATAGAATTGGAGAAGCAGTAGACTACATACACCTTGGTTCAATTTCTCTGAAGCGTGGTGAATATGAAAAGGCTCaagaatattgcgagaaagcCCTCACAATTTTTATGGACATCGGTGATAGAGAAAAAATAGTAGCCAGCTACCAGAAGTTAGGATTGTGTTACCAATCTCTTGGTAAAAATGACATAGCCGAAGAATACGTTAAGCGAGCTCTCCTATtaagtagggatattggacACAACTTGAACGAGTTTCGCGGCCTTTGTAATCTATCGCTGTTAATGGTGTCAAAAGGTCATCTGGAGGAAgcttttttgtatctttttcaaGTCATTCTAAAGTTCGAAactttgagaggttttcttaaagaaaacgatgagTTGCAAATTTCTCTTCTAGAAGAGTACGGTACCTTTCCCTACGAGTTGTTAAGTAGGTTGCTTTCTTCCACTAAAAAGCCTGAAAACGCCCTTTACGTCGAGGAGCTGAGAAGGGCAAGAGGCCTGGCCGACTTGATGACAGCTCGGTACTCTGTTCAAGAGCAGATCTCAAGCGATCCACAGTCTTGGTGTGGCATTCAAGGGATCATCAGAAAAGAAGCAGACTGTGCATGCCTGTACATTTCGGTTGGTCAAAATGTGGTACGGTTTTGGATCATTAAAGCAACGGGAgctattcttttttcagaaaagaaagtgaacctGGACCCAAACAAGGTGACCGGAATAGTCCCTGAGTtagatgagttttttaaagaactgaTGTCACTTCGCCGCAACAACCGATCAGGGCTGCATTACTGTGATaccgaagatttcaaaacaagtcttcacTTGTTTTACAACATAATCATTGCTCCCGTGGCCAGTTTACTGAAGCAGCCCGAGATCATAATTGTCCCTGATTCCTGTGtgtaccaagtgccatttgcagccttggctgacgaaggaggcaagtatttatcagagacatgcaGGATTCGGTTGGTTCCCTCTCTCACGACTCTAAAGCTTGTTCAAGACAGTCCtccagactatcacagtcagacCGGGGCACTGGTAGTGGGTGACCCTGTGGTTGGAAaggtgatttacaagggaaGGTGCAGAAATATGATACCATTGccgtgtgcaagaaaggaagcagagatgattggaacaCTTCTTGGCGTAAGGCCTTTGATAGGAGAGTCCGCTACAAAGCATTCTGTACTCCAAGCGATaaattcagtgagcctgatacacatTGCTGCGCATGGAGATCCCGAAAGAGGGGAGATTTCTCTTTCTCCTAGGCACCCTACCCTACTCCCACCTTTTCCTCGAGAAGAAGAGTATCTTTTGACGATGgcagatatttcaaaaactcagttgcgagctaaactggtggtgcttagttgttgtcacagtgctcgtggacaGATTAGAACCGAGGGAGTTATTGGAATTGCCCGAGCGTTCTTGGGATCCGGAGCTCGTTCAGTGTTAGCGGCACGATGGGGGCTGGATCCCATAGCCACAGAGCagttcatgacttgtttctacaaacatttgttccGCGGTGAAAGCGCCAGTGAGTCACTCCACAAGGCCAGGAATTGGATGAGAAGTAACGGctttgacaaagtttctcaatgggcgccatttatg
The sequence above is a segment of the Pocillopora verrucosa isolate sample1 chromosome 13, ASM3666991v2, whole genome shotgun sequence genome. Coding sequences within it:
- the LOC131789571 gene encoding tetratricopeptide repeat protein 28-like — protein: MNSIKEAISAIFIGTVVAVFLRKTGRVLQAIEVYKECLIILHSQAKAIDRSLANFTFRAIYKGIISAYIYVKDYMSAEKYPRELLLYLDSNDTTGKGWLHLNLAEILQVQSKLMEAREYQEKALDITKEIGDRDGEATISGNLGSLFQSLGQYDKAREYTEKALAIKIEIGDRYGEALNYGNLGVLFQSLGQYDKAREYQEKALAIKIEIGDRDGEASSYGNLGTLFRSLGQYDKAREYQEKALAIKIEIGDRDGGATISGNLGTLFRSLGQYDKAREYQEKALAIKIEIGDRDGEATISGNLGTLFQSLGQYDKAREYQEKALAIKIEISDRYGEATISGNLGTLFRSLGQYDKAREYQEKALAIKIEIGDRDGEATSYGNLGALFQSLGQYDKAREYQEKALAIKIEIGDRDGEATSYGNLGTLFQSLGQYDKAREYQEKALAIKIEIGDRDGEATSYGNLGALFQSLGQYDKAREYQEKALAIKIEIGDRYGEATSYGNLGALFQSLGQYVKAREYQEKALAIKIEIGDRDGEAISYGNLGALFQSLGQYDKAREYQEKALAIKIEIGDRDGEATISGNLGTLFQSLGQYDKAREYTEKALAIKIEIGDRDGEATSYGNLGTLFQSLGQYDKAREYQEKALAIKIEIGDRDGEATSYGNLGALFQSLGQYVKAREYQEKALAIKIEIGDRDGEATSYGNLGALFQSLGQYDKAREYQEKALAIKIEIGDRDGEATSYGNLGTLFQSLGQYDKAREYQEKALAIKIEIGDRDGEATSYGNLGALFQSLGQYDKAREYQEKALAIKIEIGDRDGEATSYGNLGALFQSLGQYVKAREYQEKALAIKIEIGDRDGEAISYGNLGALFQSLGQYDKAREYQEKALAIKIEIALLLSRDIGHNLNEFRGLCNLSLLMVSKGHLEEAFLYLFQVILKFETLRGFLKENDELQISLLEEYGTFPYELLSRLLSSTKKPENALYVEELRRARGLADLMTARYSVQEQISSDPQSWCGIQGIIRKEADCACLYISVGQNVVRFWIIKATGAILFSEKKVNLDPNKVTGIVPELDEFFKELMSLRRNNRSGLHYCDTEDFKTSLHLFYNIIIAPVASLLKQPEIIIVPDSCVYQVPFAALADEGGKYLSETCRIRLVPSLTTLKLVQDSPPDYHSQTGALVVGDPVVGKVIYKGRCRNMIPLPCARKEAEMIGTLLGVRPLIGESATKHSVLQAINSVSLIHIAAHGDPERGEISLSPRHPTLLPPFPREEEYLLTMADISKTQLRAKLVVLSCCHSARGQIRTEGVIGIARAFLGSGARSVLAARWGLDPIATEQFMTCFYKHLFRGESASESLHKARNWMRSNGFDKVSQWAPFMIMGDNVTFDFGNWPVLNTP